The Carassius carassius chromosome 5, fCarCar2.1, whole genome shotgun sequence DNA window tgtgtgtgtgtgtgtgtgtgtgtgtgtgtgtgtgtgtgtgtgtgtgtgtgtgacagaaggAGGGAGTAGCTGCACATCTTTGAGAAATAATCTTTTTAGGTCACTTGcgacttttatttacattttaaattacattttttcacACTTTGCATCTGGCAGCTTGAATAATGCTAGAATCACAGTAATAACTTAAGATGCTATTGTTTAGCCACTGTATCTGTCAAAACTAGGCCTTAAGAGGGCATCTGAGTAAAattatatagcaaaaaaaaatgtaaaagcagtGCAGATCTTAAAGATATTTTGTCCACTAATAAAATACTAAacttaaacattcaaataatacTTACATAATCCAGTGCAGCGGTTAGAGGtaatttcaaattaatatttgacACCTCTAAAATTATTTAGCCTACCATATAAaatacacacttaaaaaaaacgaagaaaaaaaaaaacgtttttagtCAAAATGTCAGTGGAAAGGAAGACTTTGGTTCCAGTATATGACTGAAAGAGTGTGTGATCAGTGGGGAGAGGTTGACACAAACTGAGATGTGGGACGTACGTGACTCTAGGACGCTCTTCCctcacagctctctctctcagtgCTCATGAAGTTCAGCTCTCATCACAGCCTATCCGTTCAGTGATCTTTTTGTCTGATCTATGTATTATAGGAATTTCATACCATATGGAGATGTGACTCCGTGGAAGTGATTTTGAGGATAGTTTGTGGTTACGTTCGGTGGATGCGTTGGACAGATGCCCTATGTTCTGTAGATACCACTATGTGAGTATACACAACTtcatctgtctttctttctttctttttcaaataatttatagCAGACCAGATTTAACCTGttaatccttttttgttttttttaaatgcaagactataatattgttattgttatgtaTCATAGGCTATTGTTAAAGTACATCATACATTTTGTGCTGTTTGTATTAAGTGATGATGACCCTTAGATTTGGTTATATAAAGCTTTCCAAGTGATTTTGTGCAAATGGGTGACTTACGTGGGCTTGAATGAGTCTCTGGCCTGAGGTACTGTAAGACCAAATACTGTCATCAGAAAAAATCTAAAAGTCTTATTGAGAGGCCCTTTCTGATTCACTTGTGTCATGTTGCATCTTCATTAGCATTTCACATAGACAGAGACAGGATTATTTGTAACAGTAAACAACGACTACACTGATTTGTGGCTAATTGTGACTGAATAACCGGAGCTGACTGAATGAACTGTTACATGTCGCCATTCCTTTGACATCGACATCCTGTGGAAATTGTGCAGATGTGctatttttggaaaataatttaatgcatcattgatcAGTTTATTATTTCACTGCTATGGCACATGCTTGAATACGGTTTCATAATTACTGAAATCCTGATCAAGGAGCATGAAATGCTCAGATGTACATGTAATTTCAACaatcaatttatatttttatattttgcattatatataaatatttttaacatgaacataacatatttttcgtaaatacatacagtacatgcatgtgtttgtatttatacatataataaaaaatatgcacttcataaacatatattatgtaaacaaaacttattttggatgtgattaattgtgctTAATCCTTttcacagcactaatatatatatatatatatatatatatatatatatatatatatacacacatatacagtatatttgttattatcagtgttaaagttgtgctgctcaatatttttgtcaaatatgccacttttttcaggtttctttgttgaatagaaagttcaaaagaacagcatttatttgaaacagaaatattttgtagcaatataaatgtctttaccatcACCTTTtaccaatttaatgtatccttgctaaataaaagtattaatttcttaaaataaactcTTACTAACTCCAAACTTTCGAatgttcatgaaaaaaaaagtcatatggtTCGACCACTAATCCTGAGTCCTATATAAATATTTCACTCAATATACAGTATGTCAGTCTCTGTGATATAGGCAATATTTTTTGCAtcataaatattcattttcatggtatcttctttttttgtctttatgacTTGCTCAGTTTGTTGATGGAGAGGATTTCGAATGACAGCCGGCACAGTGGTCATCACAGGTGGAATTCTGGCTGCCGTCATCTTGTTAACTATTGTCACAGTTCTGTGTTACTGTAGGCTGCAGGTAGATCTGCTCTTCTGCTATAGTCTCATAAGTAACCCCCTCTTCTCTATTTACTCACATATTGAGTGTGACATCTCACTCTGCTCATTAGTATTACTGCTGTAAAAGAGACGAGTcggaggagggggaggaggaggctGACGTTGCCAAGGCATCTCCAAATCCACTGCGTCAACCGAGTCCACCTGAGAGTCCGCTGAGTCTCCAACATTTCCCTGAATACACATCCTCCAATCAGCTTCTAATGACTGCAGAGCCTTTCGAGGCCAACGGACCAGTCAGTTATCCTCAATACATCCCGCGGGTGCCCTACAGGCCGCCCCGCTCGTATACTTTCTGCCCGTCCTGCTCGGGTTATCTGCCGCTCCACATGAGCCCACAGGAGGGGCTGCGTAACGGAGGTGGCAGGATCAGCTACAGGACTCTGCAGCAGGAGGAATTAGACCTGCCAATGGAGACGCCCAGCTTCCACAAACTCAACCTCATCCGCTCTGTCACCATGCAGGAAGTGCTGACGCATCACAGCATCAGCACCGATGTGTAGCACCTCGTATTCACCTGAAGTATTCTGTGATTCAGTTTCATTATCCTGCTTTCTGTACCCATCTATCCAATACATGATCTTTATTCATTCAGAAGGATAGTCATGCACCAGTgtgattttagtatcattgagatactattaatgtctttattgctgttgttttcatttttatattttccattttcaatttGTCATTCTTAGTTTTTGTCATGTCTAATTGTTTATTAAGATTACTTTTAATAAAAGAGAACATTTCTGTTCTCTTACTATCCTTTTCCCTTCTTGTCCTAGATTTGACTACTTCGAACGATGTCTTAAACCTTCAATAACAGGCAATTCtcctgtgtatttttttttttgccatcttaCGGTAAACTACTTGTTGTATTCCTCaattgtaagtctctttggataaaagtgtctgccaaatgaataaatgtcaatgtattatttttatttcatttttacttttaagtacatcaagttaaactaaatcaaAATGAGAATTGTTGTCTTggcaattagctgaaaatgttatatattattctatttcaaataatgtttattattattattattgttttggtttcagttttagtttatttactataataACTCTAACATGCTCTGCATCTTTTaacctaaaaacataaaaactacaagtgaaacgtactcggttactaaacgtaacctcggttctctctagaagagcgaacgagtactgcgtcttagctaagacgctacgggaaaagtctcttttcacgaaatactgaagcaaaaaatgatccttaattttgtatttttgtaaagcgcatttgcagcagtacacagccataggcgagacggctcgttcgctcattgacttgttctgcggcaactgcacagcctatcgagtgcgggctgatgcaacatcgcTTCGctcccttcttgccacttcccgccgaaacgggtgtgacccaacctataaaaggagctcgaaaaggctgactcacctgatttatttcatcgccgaagcgaaccagagtgaatcgtgcgcacggcagagaacgcactactcgttcgctcttctagagagaaccgaggttacgtttagtaaccgagtacgttctcttacgagagctctctcgtactgcgtcttagctaagacgctacgggaacccaatgtaaaacgctgtgcacgcagggatcacacaccaataaacctgaagcaacgtccaggatttacagtgcacagtcacctgagggactcacagagagtccaggacagaaaagggaaaaagccctccgtcctatatctagcagcatccgtagatgcggcaatatgacatcacacagccgaggcaaggcctgaccaatgtggcaatgcgggtcttacgcaatactgcccatataacagtcggcagcgcatagcgctcgtgaactcagaattcccctcagggccctgattcgactataccgacaacagccttgcttgcaaggcggggacctccaggttatagaacctgataaatgtagacggcgaggcccaacctgccgccatacatatatcctgcaaggagatcccagtagaccacgcccacgacgaggcgacgcctcttgtggagtgtgctctgacgcccaacgggcactgaaggcccctggaagcataagctaacgctatggcgtcaactatccatctggatagagtctgtctcgaaacagccattcccttggaacgtccaccgaacgagacaaacagctgctccgtctgccgaaaggcagcagagcgagacacataagctcttaaaaccctgacagggcaaagaagactcgagtctccatcctcccctgacaccggcagggcagacagggcaataacctgaataaggggtgaataacctcgagctgtgcaccagctggagaataccgaccacttcgaggcatacagacgtcgtgtcgacggagctctagcctgagtgatggtatttagcactcccactgcgagatcagcgggtaaccgttgagcgcccacagatggagggaccacaactccggttgagggtgccaaatcgagcccctggcctgcgagaggaggtccctcctcaacggtactggccacggggcgacatctgctaactgcatcaaatctgggaaccatggttggttcttccaaagaggtgctacaagcagtattgaacatctcgtttctctcacccgttctatcacctgcggaaggagggagacgggagggaacgcataaagcgggcagcacggccatctccgtgacagtgcgctttcgttcttggaaaagaacgcggggcagtgagcgttttcgtgggacgcaaagaggtccacctccgccatgccaaatctctcccacaacagccggactgtttgcgggtgtagagaccattcgcccgtaggaacattgcctctggacagcctgtctggacccagattctgcagtccaggcacatgcactgctctcagcgagcgcacgttgcgctgagcccaaaccaggaggctttccgtcagcctgcacaggtttcgggacccgagaccgccctggcgatttatgtaggacaccacggacatgttgtccgcacggactacgacgtggtgatccttgatatggggacaaaagcgcgtcagcgcgttctccactgccagcatttccaggcagttgatatgaggagcttttcccgttctgaccataggccaaaggaccgAAGTGGAgtcatccgtcgacaccattttcacactcggggaagtccccaggcttacacctgatcggtaccagccggtcgctgtccaaggtgctagagccgcaacacagctctgatcgaccttgaaatgcagccggccagacgcccacgctctgcgcggcacccgagccttcagccagaactgcagggggcgcatgcggaggccgagcttctcgaggtgatcgagtaaaacggccctgtggtccacgagctccgctcgtgatcgggccagaaccagccagtcgtccaaataattcagcactcgtatgcctctgagtctgagaggagcaagcgctgcatccatgcacctcgtaaacgtacgatgagccacggaggactgtaaactggtatgcctggcccttgaaggcgaatctcaaatatcgcctgtggtttgacgctatctgtatttgaaaatacgcgtccctcagatctattgacatgaaccagtcccctctgcgaatctacgcgaggagtttcctggtcgtaagcattttgaaactgcgtttcattaatgccttgttcagctgtcttagatccagtatgggcctgagacccccgtctctcttgggcaccagaaagtatctgctgtacagccccccctcgctttgagcttgagacacaggctctacagcccctttgctcaacagttttgatatttcggcccgaagtatgtgtgctacttctgttttgaccgtagtttcgacgcgcgctgaaaagcatggagggcgtcgaaaaaaactgtagcgagtagcctctctttataatgcctagcacccaatccgaaacccctggaagcgctgaccatgcatctgcatgaatggctaagggctggatgcgaagcgcgctctgttgactgggcaatggcggcgctcgggtgtgctgcgcatttgaggcagggagcgcgctgatcacagcgggcagatcactcctcttcgaccccgtcccggcgcttaaccgactgggggaaggctgagcaggtcccgtgggactcgatatgtctgcgagtaactgtgggctgcatatgtgcacatttaccactttcaactcgctgtctgcctgtgcagagcgtacgtgcacgggcctcgtttttacagaagccacgcgccgtatgtgacatagtgtatgtgggcactggggagtgggcacgtttactatgcggcgcgctcgaccgatctgtgtcgatcttatgtgcgcgagccctgtgtgcagggctgtgcttacatgtggagatgggcactgaggagtgggcatcgtcactgcatttatagcaccatcggccgtggccggacgagcatgcacgggttttgttttttgcagaaaccacatgacgcgtgtgacatagtaattgtgggcactgaggggtgaagcagccatcgtgtgtagtgccgacgcagcatcatgcagcatgcatagatggctttcctaggatgggcgggcaactgtgcaggcttgcgcattgcagaaaacgctgagacagtcacaattcctggaactgaaacagcggcgcacttgggtgagagctcggccacagtggaactcgtacacctgcgcttcgatgaagcagccatcgttagtagtgccgacgcagcgtcacacagcaggctttagatggcaacaccgcttttgccgccgtccagcagagggcggacgaaggtgcgtcgctatcgcctgttccatcgacggaagtgagtggtagttcctgtttttagcatcatcagtgtggagaatgctagtgagacagacgaacgagttcgcgctgaatatggagcgttccaagccttcgccacctcttcgtgaagctcaggaagaaatgaggcgggctttgagaagtacgctcatccgaaagggaaataccatccagccgggaacgagagggggggcgctggtgcaaaccactcgtggccgagactcatcgcggccaacacgagcattcgccccggctccttctcgatgtcagcttgtctgctgggcttctgagcagaaggcgcgagatcctcggagcttgcccagccctcactgcccgaagctagcagagagcgcgtgtcctcttcccccgacgcggccctgagatcgacttcctcggacgacgcgccggcaaacagcgatgcagggggggctggtgaagcagggcgaaccggcgagctcggttgagctgaagacggttccggaatccgctgaaagcgatgcttttacggcgcctcagcgcagcggagaatgcaggctcagagaaaaagggtcctcagagtcaccatggcaacagctcgcagagggggcatccgccgtcagcgagcgcgagcgcgagcgctgcatgatcttcacccaggcaggagacacagatgacgtaccggtctccctcgctgagtggggctctgacgagccgcaggaaggcatcttaaaaaagacgcgagctcttttacgagtgtgtgtcgcagggcgaacacacacacacacataaagaacagcttggatataacagaattgaaaggatataggcgccggatagcgcagcaggaacggcagtggaaggcggcgatgccagcagcttcagaatggctcgtcctgctgatgtgctttttcagacggcgcttgcttacTCCATGAtacagcgatgcgtgagcttcgctgaagagatgaaaaatcaggtgagtcagccttttcgagctccttttataggttgggccacacccgttttggcgggaagtggcaagaagggcgcgaatcgcccttattggtctgatgttgcatcagcccgcactcgataggctgtgcagttgcggcagaacaagccaatgagcgaacgagccgtctcgcctatggctgtgtactgctgcaaatgcgctttacaaaaatacaaaattaaggataattttttgcttcagtatttcgtgaaaagagacttttcccgtagcgtcttagctaagacgcagtacgagagagctctcgtaagagaacatctgtcaaaaatcaataacaataattccttcatttatatatatatatatatatatatatataaataacgtgtatatatatatataacgtgtatgtatatatatatatatatatatatatatatatatatatatatatatatatacacactaatagAGATTTTCAAGGGCATGGGAACTGGGaagtaaaatttttatatttcacattctTTTGTCTATCACAGATATTTCCTGCTGTAGTGAAATAGACGATGAAAAGATATATTTGGTATGATGAAATGGTGTGGATGTATGGTATATTTCATTTGTGAAATGATAAAACCACCTGCAGTCATAGTTTCACATGTAGGATTGTGaagttgtgtgtctgtttgtgtgatcTATTTAACTGACAGTTTTTATAATTCTTTGCATTCTCTTCTTTTTGTGTAGTGCCACTCAGTTTGCATTGATTTTGATAAATAATACCCCTGATGTCACCAGAATAATTATCTGTtattgtcttttatcttttttatgtGCTTTGTGAGGATTTAATGAACTCTTACAgtgtgacaaattaaaatatttaacggCACATGTTGTTTGCTGGCTAGCAGGTGGCATCATTTCTTGTGCAGAAAAAAAGGATAATTGGACAATTAAAACATAGAAAATCTTACTGAAAGTAACTATGATTTCTGACTCCCTAAAATTGATTAAAGGGGTAatttgatgcgatttcaagttatcctttctctttgtagtgttacaagctgtttgtgaatagataagatccctaaagttaaAAGATAAAGAAACCTAAAGAAACattcttaataaaagttaaaacttgtccacgccctcctaaaacacccgtttaaacacgcccccacatgtctatgtcactgtgtgggaagatttgcataacactgcccaaatgttcatggaAAGAAAAaaggtgtaactttgattctcgctgtagtattgttgccaccgccgccatgttgtggagtagCTGTGTCTTCCACTGTGAAAGCAGAAATACTTTATTTGGTCTTCCAAAGAAGACACGACTAGAAAACAGAATCAAACAGAATATTTGTGTGTTTACAACACATTTTAcgaaggactgtttcctgggagagtagcctacaatgcctgactcacagcctgtaagtatgttttcatatgtaaaggatcTTCCACTGATGattagtataagtcattataatcagtaattatgtctcatctcatttgtaatgggttttattggttttgtctgttCGTGCCAggagatggcatcacagtatggtaaaggGGAGTAACATTTTCGacacacacttgaggcattcagtccaatcacaacgcactggatagctggccaatcagagcacatttaGCTTTTTCAGACCAATTAGTttttacagtatgtggaaaataagtgtttttttcttc harbors:
- the LOC132140336 gene encoding protein FAM163B-like, which translates into the protein MTAGTVVITGGILAAVILLTIVTVLCYCRLQYYCCKRDESEEGEEEADVAKASPNPLRQPSPPESPLSLQHFPEYTSSNQLLMTAEPFEANGPVSYPQYIPRVPYRPPRSYTFCPSCSGYLPLHMSPQEGLRNGGGRISYRTLQQEELDLPMETPSFHKLNLIRSVTMQEVLTHHSISTDV